GGGGGATACCTGAACCCGACGAGCACGGACGCGTTTATGACCCTTACGACCTTTCGGAAGCCTTTGGCGTGTATCTGGACGCGGGGTCTTTTCTTTGGGGTCTTCCCCATGCGCCAGCCCTCCTCCGGAAAGGATACAAACGAAACCAGAGGAACGAGGAAACGAAAGGCCCTTGTTACATTATTGTATCGCAATTGGGCAACTTTTGGAAAGGGCGAGTTCGTATGACCGAGACGTTTCGCATGAGCGAGAGGCAAAAGGAGTACGTGGCGAGGTTTAAAGGCAAGCGGGCGGCCGTGCTCGGCATCGGCGCGAGCAACGCCCCGGTGATAAGGTTTCTCGTCGAGGCCGGCGCAAGGGTGACCGCATGCGATGTCAAGACAAAAGAGGAGCTTGGGGACGCGTACGAGAGAGTCGCAGGCCTGCCCGTCGAGTTCAGGCTGGGCCCCGGATACCTCGACGGCCTCGAGGAATTCGACATGGTCTTCCCTACCCCGGGGATGCCGCTTGACCTCCCAGAGCTCGTGAAGGCGCGCGAGCACGGAGTCCTGCAGTCGAACGAGGTGGGGCTCTTCCTCGACCTTTGTGAGGCGCCCGTGGTCGGGATCACCGGTAGCGACGGGAAAACCACCACCACGACCCTGGTGAGCGAGGTCCTCAAGGCCGCGGGCAAGAAGGTGTTCACCGGGGGCAACATAGGAAACCCGCTTCTCGCCGAGGTCTTCGGCATCACCCCGGATTCCATCGTGGTTTTGGAGCTATCTAGCTTTCAGTTACAGCCGCTTTCGAGGAGCCCGCACATCGGAGTGGTGTTGAACCTGACCGCCAACCACCTGGACCACCACAGGTCCATGGAGGAATACGCTGACGCCAAGAAGAATATCTTCAGGCACCAGGGGCATGGCGACTTCACCGTCCTGAACTTCGACAACGCGTACACGCGCGCCATGGGGGACGAGTGCCCGGGCCGCAGGGTCTTCTTCTCGCGGCGCCGTGAGGTGCCCGGCGGAGTTTTCCTGCGTGGTGACGACATAATCGTGGCGATCCGCGGAGAAGAGGAATTCGCCGCAAGTCGGAACGACATACAGATCCCTGGCGACCATAACGTGGAGAACGTGCTCGCGGTCGCGGCCGTCGCTGCGCTCTGCGGGTGCGACTTTGCGGCTTTGCGCCGGGTGTTGCGGGAATTCAAAGGAGTTGCCCACCGAATCGAGTTCGTCGCAGAACTGGGCGGAGTTAGGTTCTACGACGACTCCATCGCTACGACACCGAGCCGGGCCGTCGCGGGGCTGCGCTCTTTCCGCGAGCCCGTGATCGTCATAGCGGGCGGGTCGGGCAAGAATGTGCCGTTCGACGAGTTTGCGGAGGCAGCCGTGGAACGCGCGAAAGCGGTGGTGCTCGTGGGCGAGACCGCGCCTCAGATACGGGCCGCCATCGAGGCGGCCGGAGCTGTGGCCGGAAGGGCCGTCCGCATGGTGGAAGCCCGCGGTTTCGAGGAAGCCGTGCATCTCGCCGCAGATGAGGCCTCGCCGGGCGATGTGGTGCTTCTTTCGCCTGCGTGTGCGAGCTTCGACATGTTCAGGAATTACAAGGAGCGCGGAGACAGGTTCAAAGAGATCGTGCGGGCTATGGCACGAGCGGGGGAATCGCAAGGCGATGACCTCGCTCCAATGACAGAAAGGGACTGAAGGAGGCCGCGGGTATGGCTGCAACAATCATCGACGGCAAGGCTGTGGCGAGAGATGTCCGGGCCGAAGTGGCCGCGGGGGTGGAGGAGTTCGCAAAAGCGCACGGATTCCCACCCGGGCTTGCGGTGGTCATAGTGGGAGACGACCCGGCGTCGCGGGTGTATGTGGACAGCAAGAAGAAGATGTGCCGCGCCCTCGGGATCTATTCCGAAGAACACGCGCTTCCCGTCGCGACGACCCAGCGCGAGTTGCTCGACCTCATCGAACGCCTCAACAACGACCCGAGGATCCACGGGGTCCTCGTGCAATTGCCGCTTCCGGGCCATCTCGACGAGGGAGAGGTCCTCGAGGCCATCGATCCGCGCAAGGATGTGGACGGGTTTCATCCCGTGAACGTGGGGAAGCTCCTCGTAGGGGCCGAGTGTTTCGTCCCGTGCACGCCCGCAGGCATCCTGGAGCTCATCAAGAGGACCGGCGTCGAGATCAAGGGCAAGCGCGCGGTCGTGGTCGGGCGCAGCAACATCGTGGGCAAGCCCGTGGCCATCCTGCTTCTCGCCGAGCACGCCACAGTCACCGTATGTCATTCGCGCACTCGCGACCTCCCAGCAGTGTGCCGCGAGGCGGACATCCTCGTGGTGGCCATCGGCAAGCCTGAGATGATCGACGCAAGCTACATCAAGCCAGGTGCCGTGGTGATCGATGTGGGCGTGAACGAGGTGGGCACCAGCGAGAGCGGCAAGCGCAAGCTGGTCGGGGACGTGAACTTCGACTCCGCGGTGGAGGTGGCGGGGTACATCACACCTGTTCCAGGCGGGGTCGGGCCGATGACAATAGCGATGCTCATGAGGAACACCCTCGAGGCCGCGAGGAGGGCCTCGCGCTGACCGGGAGCCGCTCTTGCGCACCGAGTTCGAACGAAGCGCGCGCCACAAGCGCGTCGTCCCCGGAGGGCAAGGCCGGCAACCTTCTCCATGTCTTCCATGCATCTCCGTCTTGTACATGTCTCCCTGGCCCCGCTCGAGTTGCGCAGGCATGAAAGGAGCTGTATACTGCAATTGCAGCAAGCCTGCACCCGGAGCCTTTGCCCCTTCGAGGCTTCGGCCTTTCATGGCTCGATGTAGCCTTCGACGGGGCGGGGCGTCCTTCCGGCTTCAGCATCCCGGCGTCGGCGCTCCCCGGGAGAGTCCGCGGGACCGCGGCGCCGAGGAACTTTTGAGGGCGCGCTGCGTTTCTAGTGAGTGATTGAGGCCCCGGCAGCGAAGGTCTCTCGGGGGCGCCGGGACGGCACAGCATGCCGGCACGGCAGGGAAGCAGGTGATGGGCATGTTGAACACGGAAGCCCTCGCCGGAGTCCGTTACAAGGAAAACGACGTGCAAGCCTTCGAGGAGCTCGTCAGGCGGTACGACCGAAAGCTCTATAACATCGCTCTAAGACTGACGGGAAATGCAGACGAGGCGAAGGATCTGGCACAGGAGGCCCTCCTACGGGCCTACCGCGGCTTCGGCAGCTTCCGGCTGGGCACGTCATTTGAGAAGTGGCTCTTCCGGATCGCGTCGAACCTCTACATCGATCGGCTTCGCAAGCAGCACAACGTGAGGTTCGAATCGCTGGATGAGCCGGTGCTCACCGCAAGCGGACAGGTCGAGAAGGCGTTGCCCGACTGGTCCAGCAATCCGGAAGACGTCGCGGAGAAGAATGAGCTCGCCAGGGAGATCCAGGGGGCTCTTCAGTCCCTACCGCTCAACTACCGGCTGGCGGTGATCCTGTATGATCTCGAGGGGTTCTCCTACGAGGAGATCAGCGGGATACTGCATTGCTCCATCGGCACCGTGAGATCGCGCATACATAGAGGCCGGAGGCTTTTGCGTGAGAAACTCGCGCCGTACGTGAAGCCCGCAGCCTCTGCTGGGGCCAGGTGGTGATCGCGATGACATGCGAGAAGGCCATGAGCCTCATTTCTGCCTATCTCGACAAGGAGCTCGGGTTCGACGAGTATCGTCAGGTCGAGCTGCATCTTGCATGCTGCGAGGCGTGCTCCGAGGAATACGAAGCGCTCAAGGCCACCCAGGAGCTTCTCGGCACGCTCCAAGCGGCCGAGCTCCCCAGGGAGTTCTGGCCCGAGTTGCGCGAGAAGCTCGGTAGGGTCGCCGCCGAGGAGCGTTCTTCCGGCCTCGCGAGGTCCGGAGACTCACCCAGCAGCCCGCGGACGCACGAGCCTTGGTGGCGGGGCCCCGTGCTCGCAGGGGCTGGAATCACAAAGGGGAGTCTCCTCTCTTCCGCCGCCGTAAAGGGGCTCGCCTCGGCGGCGCTGGTCCTCTTGCTCGCGACCGCACCGATGGTTTGGAGCGCTCACAAGAGGTCAAGCGCGACCGAGGCTTCGTCGCAGATCGACAGCTTGGAACCGTATTTCCACGACTACATCATCTCGGAGTACGATAGGCCTCTGTCCGACAAGACATCCGTCGGGTTCGTCGTGACTGGCCAGGCGGTCACGATGTATACATCGGATTTGCTCGGGCCATCAACCAGGGTCACGCAGGCCGGCAGCCTCAGGGACACGTCGCCCTCGGCTTTGAGCCCCGCGGGCACGGAGTACACGCTCATCTCGTACCCGAGGTAAGCACAGTCAACGAAGGCTAAGCGGAAGGGTTCACGGAAGGTGACCACCTCGTTATGAGCAAGAGGCTGGTTGCTGCGGTCGTCGTAGCGCTTGTTGCCATGGTCCTTGCCGGCATCCTGGCCTACCAGCCCGCAGCCCAAACCCAAACGAATATGAGCCCGAGGCTCGGTTCTCCACCAAGCCGGGCGCCTGGTTCAGACTTGGCCCACTCCTTGCTGAGGGCCGTCATAGAGAGGGGCAACGAGGTCAGTTTCAAGGCGACTCAGACGATAATCCTATGGTACCCCACAGGAAGCAGCGCGTGCATCACTAACGTCGTACACAAGGCCCCAAACCTCACCAGGACCGACTATCTCCCCTCGGCAACGGCTACGTCAGGCTATCGAGTGGTCATCTCGGACGGCGAATCGACATGGCACTATGAGCCGTCGCTGGGAGTCGTGTTTCACATGCCCGGCACGGCACCGGACAAGTCACGAGGAGGAAGCCGAGGAGGCCCGGGCGCCGACAGCCCCGGCACGGTCTCCGCAGCGGGAGGTGACGGGCTTGCGCTTATCGAGGCGAACTACGATATCTCGCTGGTGTCTACGGAGAGCCTCGCAGGTCGAAAGGCGCACGTGATAAAGCTCAAGCCAAAGAATCCGGGAAACCCGTCGCGGAGGATATGGGTGGACACAGAGCTTCCGTTCATCCTCCGGACTGAAAAGTACGGTCCGGACGGGTTCATATCGTCGCTGTCGTTTTACAATTATATTGAGTTTACGTCGCAAATCGACGATGATGTCTTTAGACTTCAGGTCCCACCCGGCGTGGCCATCGTGACCATCCCTGGCACGGAGGACCTGATGACGCTGGAAGAACTCCAAAAGAAGGCAGGATTCGCCGTGCCCGTGCCGGAATTCGTGCCAGCCGGGTACGTCCTGGAGGGCGGCACTCTCACGAGACGCGGCGATGCCGAGGTGGCGCACATCCGCTTCACCGACGGGCTCAACACCATATCCTTTTTCGTGGAGCCGCCAGCGCCCAGGGCCGGCCGGAGACCCGGTGTTCCAGGCTTCTCGGACGACGTCGGCACAATGAATGTGGGCAGGCAAGTCGCCCTTGACGGCTCAAAGGGGCTGCTGGCCGACTACCAAGATGCTACGCTGGTGCGCTGGGAAGCATCAGGGTACGAGTTCACGCTAATCGGCGAGGTGGATGAGTCGCTGCTCCTCGACATGGCCAAGTCGGTGAATGCGCCCCAGCCGCGGACCCCGGCGAGGGACTCGTTCGGAGGCTCGGTGATCAAATTCTTCTACGAGTTCTTCTGGGCGGGTAGGTGAGACAGGACGCTTGTTCGGAGCCTATGGAGCCTGTGGAGTCCAGACTGAGGTGTTCTTGCCGAACTTGCGAGATGCGAAGACAAGACCAGAGATCGTAGATCAGGGGAGGCGTAAGCATCTATGAGATTCCGTGAGTCGATGAAAACGTACATGCCCTACGTGATGATCGCGGTGATAAGCGCCCTCGTCACCGGGGTCGTTGTCGTGCAGTTCGCCGGCAACCGCCCGACTTTCGCTGCCGGCGGCGACCAAGCCGCGGGGACGGCGCAGGTTGAGATAACGCCTTCGTCTTCGGTGGCTGCGGCCGCGCAGACCACGGGCGGGTTGTTAGGGCGCGATACCATCGCGAACGTGGCCGAGCGAGTGAGCCGGGCAGTGGTGAACATCGATACCAAGAGCACCGTGAAAGTGCCGGTGGTCCCGTTCGGCGACTTCTTCTTCGAGTTCTTCGGCCAGGCACCGTCGGGCAGCACCAGGGAAATGACCGTGCCGGCCATCGGAAGCGGCTTCATAATAAGGTCCGACGGCTATGTGCTGACCAATAACCACGTCGTTGAAGGGGCGAAGGAGATCGTCGTGACGCTCGCCGATGGCAGGAAGTTCAACGGCAGGGTCACAGGCACCGACTCCAGGTACGACCTTGCGGTCGTAAAGATAGATGCAACGAGGCTGCCCACCGTGGAGCTTGGTGACTCGGATCGTATCCGGCCCGGTGATCTCGCGATAGCCATCGGCAACCCGTACGGCCTGCAGCACACCGTCACCGCGGGGATAATCAGCGGCCTCGCACGTTCGATCGACGGCGACCCGACGGAACCCGGCATCTACATCCAGACGGACGCTGCCATTAACCGTGGCAACAGCGGCGGGCCGCTCGTGGACATCGACGGTCGCGTGGTCGGAATCAACACTGCCATAATACCGCAGGCTCAGGGCATCGGCTTCGCGGTCCCCATCAACGTAGCGAAGAACGTCCTCGATGACCTGATCGCCGGCAAGAAGCTGGTCTACCCATGGATCGGTGTGGGGCTCCAGGAGCTCACGCCCGACCTCGCGAACTATTTCGGCGTGAAGGACAAAACGGGCGTTGTGATAGCCTATGTCTACCCCGATTCTCCCGCCGAGAGGGCTGGGCTCACCGAAGGGGATGTCATTCTCAAGCTTGACGGAAAGCAGATGAAGACTGTCAGCCAGGTCCAGAAGGAAGTGCAGAATCGCAAAGCCGGGGACAAGATAACGCTCCAGATATGGCGCGATAGGGCTGCAAGGTACGTGACCGTTACGTTGGAGGAGAAGCCTGACGAAACCGAATGACGTCGCGGGCCACAAGGCGAGGCGTGCTTCAGCAGAATCCGGCCCCCAGGCAGGGGCCGGATTCTGATTGGGCAGCCTGGTCCAGGCGGGGGCGGGCCCCAAGTCACGCACAATCGTCCACACCTGAGGCGCGAGTCAACCCACCCGCGAGTGAGATGGGTGGGCGCCAGCCCCATCGCCCGGCCTGGCGGGAGCGGGGCGGGCACCGCTGGCCGCGGCCGTTGCTGAGAAGTCCTGTACCGCGTTGCGTCCCTCCTCGCCCGTGGCGAAGTTCTTCACAAGCCACGACACCCTCTTGTACACGAGAAACGTGAGCGCCGAGTTGATGCTAGCCTTGAGGGCGTTGAAGGCGACCAACACCCACATGATGGACAGAACCTGAGCGCGCGTGTACCCGTACAGAACTGGCATGAGCATGAGGTTAGCTACGGGCATGAGAACCGTCATGGCCACGGTGCCGCAGACAAGGGCGACAACCGCGCCGCTCCTCGTGTGGTACCGCCTGTACACAAGGCTCGCCGTGCCAACCAACGCCCCGGTCGCGAGGAAGTGCATCAGCGCGCCGACCATCCCGTCAAGGCCCGTTATGAGTGCCATGAGCACCGCCATGACGAGCGTGACCACGAGGCCGGGGCCTGGGCCCAGGGCGAACCCGGCGATGAGCACCGGAACGTCCGCGGCCTCATAACGCAAGAAAGGCGCTGCAGGAAATATGGGCCAATTGGCGAGGGAAAGAAGCACCGACAAAGCCGCCATGACTCCGAGCGTGACGAGTCGTTTCGTTCTGAAATGCATCTTAAAGACCTCCTTGGAAAGCTTCTCGAAGACCCTCGCGCAACCCCGGGGCCGCCTGCCCGTCTTCCACTGCCCCGCCCCGCCCGGATGGCGGCAAGCGAAAAGCCCCGAGGCAACCGACCTCAGGGCTTGTAGGATCCTTTCTGGACCCACCATCTGCAAGCAAACGCTTGCGACCCTCTTCCATCCGGACTTTACCGTCGGTGCCGGTTTCTCGCCGGCTCTGCCGCGCTTCCGCAGCTCGTGGACTTGTCCCGGGGCTCACCCCGGGGCATCACCACCGGTCGGGAATTGGTCTTGCGCCAGCACGCCTGCATAGTAAGCGGCGCGCCGCGACACACCTCACCCTGCCCTGAAGGTCTCGCGCTATGCAATTGGTCTCTCCGAAGTTATACTACTCTTGTTCCACCGCCCGCGCAAGACCCCTCCGCAAGAAACCTGCGCCGTGCGGCGGCAGAGGGGACCGGTGCCCAAATCAGCACGCACTTCGCCAGAATCCGGCCCGCAAAGCCGGTGCCCGGTATCTGACACCCATCGCGCGCAAGGCGGCGACCTTTACCAAGTCACAAGAACACCTCGCCTTGAGCCACCATTTTTACCTCTCCCTCCAGGCGGACCATAGGCGCCTCTCCCGCCCGCCCTCGATGGCCGAACTCAACGCCCACGTACAAAACGCCTCCGGGTTGCCTCGAGGCGAAGCGCCCGGGGCGCCACGCTGCCACCGACCTTGCCAGCGCCACTGCCACAGCGCCCGATGCGCAACTCGACTCCCAGATTGTGGTGCCCGTGGCCCTGACATGCACGAGAGGTACCACGCGTTCGCATGCATCCTCGCCTTGGGCCTCATGGTCACGCTTGTCCTCACCGTCTTGGTCTTGTCTGTCCCAGCCCCCACGTCCGCGCCCACCGTCGCGCCCGTAGCAGAACATGATGCCAACGCACGGGTCTCGCTCCAGTCCCAGCACGCCTGTCAACCGAAAGAGGACGTCCTCGCGGGGCGCCCACTCATCGGCATCCAGCACTACATGGGTTATTCCGGGCAACGACACAACAGCCACCGAGCTCTGGCGGGCGCAAGGTGGGCTCGCCTGCAGAGGCGTTATCCTCGCCTGCTCGGGCACGGGAACCGGGTCGAGAATGAAGATCGTGGTGTTCCCGGTCGGGTTCAACTTGGCAAACCGCAGCCTCATAGCCTCATGGCCGCCCTTCCGCCCCTGCTTTCACCTCTTGCTGTTCCGTCCCGTCCCGGCGCGTCCAGTCCCATTCCAATCCTATACGCGCACCAGGCCTGGTTCTGGCCTACACCTTGACGACGCGGCCCGCCGCGCGGCCCGCTCCTACGCCACCGACCCTGGCGAGAAGGCCGCCACTACCTGGGCGATCTTTTCTTCCACGATGAGCCGCGCCACCGCCTCGAGATCCGGGTGAAGCCACCTGTCTTCCTCAAGGGGCGGCACGACCTCGCGCACCACGTCGTAGATGGCGCGCGTAGCAGGCGCCAGGTTCTGCGGTCCCCTGAAGTCCGCGGCCTGACAAGCGCACATGAGCTCCACGGCCAGCACCTTGGCGACGTTGTCCACGACCTGACGTGCCTTGCGCGCCGCGATGGTGCCCATGCTGACGTGGTCTTCCTGGGATGCCGACACGGGAATCGAGTCCACGCTGGCCGGAGACGAAAGCACCTTGTTCTCGGAAACGAGTGCGGCGGCCGTGTAGTGGGCTATCATGAACCCGCTGTTCACGCCGCCATGGCGCGTCAGAAACGCGGGGAGTTCCGACAGCGCGGGGTTGAGAAGCCTTTCGATCCTCCGTTCAGACACGCTTCCAAGCTCTGACACGGCCATGCACAGGAAGTCCATGGCGAGCGCCACGGGTTCGCCGTGAAAGTTCCCTCCTGAGATCACGGTCCCATCCGCGAATACCAGCGGATTGTCGCTCGCCGAGTTTATTTCTACCTCCAACACCCGTTTCACGTACGCGAGGGCGTCCCTCACGGCACCATGGATCTGCGGGACGCACCGGAGGGAGTACGCGTCCTGCACTCTCAGCTCCCCGGGCGCGCTCACGAGCCTGCTTCCGTGGAGCAGCGCTCGGAGCGTGCGCGCGCACGCTACTTGCCCTGGATGAGGCCTCGCTTCGAGGTGGATCCTCTCGTCGAACGCCGAAGGTATCCCCCGGAGAGCCTCGATCGAAAGGGACGCAGCGGCATCGGCCGTTGCGGCAAGAACCTCGGCATCGTGAAGCGCCAGCGTGCCGATGGCCGTCATGGTTTGGGTGCCGTTGATGAGAGCCAGCCCCTCTTTGGGCGCAA
The Bacillota bacterium genome window above contains:
- a CDS encoding PDZ domain-containing protein encodes the protein MRFRESMKTYMPYVMIAVISALVTGVVVVQFAGNRPTFAAGGDQAAGTAQVEITPSSSVAAAAQTTGGLLGRDTIANVAERVSRAVVNIDTKSTVKVPVVPFGDFFFEFFGQAPSGSTREMTVPAIGSGFIIRSDGYVLTNNHVVEGAKEIVVTLADGRKFNGRVTGTDSRYDLAVVKIDATRLPTVELGDSDRIRPGDLAIAIGNPYGLQHTVTAGIISGLARSIDGDPTEPGIYIQTDAAINRGNSGGPLVDIDGRVVGINTAIIPQAQGIGFAVPINVAKNVLDDLIAGKKLVYPWIGVGLQELTPDLANYFGVKDKTGVVIAYVYPDSPAERAGLTEGDVILKLDGKQMKTVSQVQKEVQNRKAGDKITLQIWRDRAARYVTVTLEEKPDETE
- a CDS encoding sigma-70 family RNA polymerase sigma factor, with protein sequence MLNTEALAGVRYKENDVQAFEELVRRYDRKLYNIALRLTGNADEAKDLAQEALLRAYRGFGSFRLGTSFEKWLFRIASNLYIDRLRKQHNVRFESLDEPVLTASGQVEKALPDWSSNPEDVAEKNELAREIQGALQSLPLNYRLAVILYDLEGFSYEEISGILHCSIGTVRSRIHRGRRLLREKLAPYVKPAASAGARW
- the hutH gene encoding histidine ammonia-lyase encodes the protein MSSVLIDGVTLACDDMVSVARRRKAVGIAPGVRERVELSRRTVEALAARDAPAYGITTGFGHLARVKIPHDELAVLQRNLILSHAVGTGNPLPDEVVRAMLLLRANSLAKGLSGVRFEVIEMLLKFLEADICPLVPEKGSLGASGDLAPLAHLTLALLGEGSVRMGGAEMTAREALGRAGIEPLVLAPKEGLALINGTQTMTAIGTLALHDAEVLAATADAAASLSIEALRGIPSAFDERIHLEARPHPGQVACARTLRALLHGSRLVSAPGELRVQDAYSLRCVPQIHGAVRDALAYVKRVLEVEINSASDNPLVFADGTVISGGNFHGEPVALAMDFLCMAVSELGSVSERRIERLLNPALSELPAFLTRHGGVNSGFMIAHYTAAALVSENKVLSSPASVDSIPVSASQEDHVSMGTIAARKARQVVDNVAKVLAVELMCACQAADFRGPQNLAPATRAIYDVVREVVPPLEEDRWLHPDLEAVARLIVEEKIAQVVAAFSPGSVA
- a CDS encoding ECF transporter S component encodes the protein MHFRTKRLVTLGVMAALSVLLSLANWPIFPAAPFLRYEAADVPVLIAGFALGPGPGLVVTLVMAVLMALITGLDGMVGALMHFLATGALVGTASLVYRRYHTRSGAVVALVCGTVAMTVLMPVANLMLMPVLYGYTRAQVLSIMWVLVAFNALKASINSALTFLVYKRVSWLVKNFATGEEGRNAVQDFSATAAASGARPAPARPGDGAGAHPSHSRVG
- a CDS encoding UDP-N-acetylmuramoyl-L-alanine--D-glutamate ligase; this encodes MSERQKEYVARFKGKRAAVLGIGASNAPVIRFLVEAGARVTACDVKTKEELGDAYERVAGLPVEFRLGPGYLDGLEEFDMVFPTPGMPLDLPELVKAREHGVLQSNEVGLFLDLCEAPVVGITGSDGKTTTTTLVSEVLKAAGKKVFTGGNIGNPLLAEVFGITPDSIVVLELSSFQLQPLSRSPHIGVVLNLTANHLDHHRSMEEYADAKKNIFRHQGHGDFTVLNFDNAYTRAMGDECPGRRVFFSRRREVPGGVFLRGDDIIVAIRGEEEFAASRNDIQIPGDHNVENVLAVAAVAALCGCDFAALRRVLREFKGVAHRIEFVAELGGVRFYDDSIATTPSRAVAGLRSFREPVIVIAGGSGKNVPFDEFAEAAVERAKAVVLVGETAPQIRAAIEAAGAVAGRAVRMVEARGFEEAVHLAADEASPGDVVLLSPACASFDMFRNYKERGDRFKEIVRAMARAGESQGDDLAPMTERD
- the folD gene encoding bifunctional methylenetetrahydrofolate dehydrogenase/methenyltetrahydrofolate cyclohydrolase FolD, translated to MAATIIDGKAVARDVRAEVAAGVEEFAKAHGFPPGLAVVIVGDDPASRVYVDSKKKMCRALGIYSEEHALPVATTQRELLDLIERLNNDPRIHGVLVQLPLPGHLDEGEVLEAIDPRKDVDGFHPVNVGKLLVGAECFVPCTPAGILELIKRTGVEIKGKRAVVVGRSNIVGKPVAILLLAEHATVTVCHSRTRDLPAVCREADILVVAIGKPEMIDASYIKPGAVVIDVGVNEVGTSESGKRKLVGDVNFDSAVEVAGYITPVPGGVGPMTIAMLMRNTLEAARRASR
- a CDS encoding outer membrane lipoprotein carrier protein LolA, which translates into the protein MSKRLVAAVVVALVAMVLAGILAYQPAAQTQTNMSPRLGSPPSRAPGSDLAHSLLRAVIERGNEVSFKATQTIILWYPTGSSACITNVVHKAPNLTRTDYLPSATATSGYRVVISDGESTWHYEPSLGVVFHMPGTAPDKSRGGSRGGPGADSPGTVSAAGGDGLALIEANYDISLVSTESLAGRKAHVIKLKPKNPGNPSRRIWVDTELPFILRTEKYGPDGFISSLSFYNYIEFTSQIDDDVFRLQVPPGVAIVTIPGTEDLMTLEELQKKAGFAVPVPEFVPAGYVLEGGTLTRRGDAEVAHIRFTDGLNTISFFVEPPAPRAGRRPGVPGFSDDVGTMNVGRQVALDGSKGLLADYQDATLVRWEASGYEFTLIGEVDESLLLDMAKSVNAPQPRTPARDSFGGSVIKFFYEFFWAGR